The following are encoded together in the uncultured Methanobrevibacter sp. genome:
- a CDS encoding Hsp20/alpha crystallin family protein, producing the protein MVDSETIETKISDKKEEFDEKVEEAKDIFEEKKEERKERYEERKEQSKNIADNMINDLGKTIDEIKDSLRNMQKSADQKYQDYKKTTVQTLDIDLVETDDAYHIRASVPGVAKKDVLIEAGDNDITIETTFTPYIEEFDEEDEAEVIVSAVKSGRCVKTVRFENSIDIENIKAKYSKGIVKITLPKLIIPKHKVNVE; encoded by the coding sequence ATGGTTGATTCCGAAACAATCGAAACTAAAATTTCCGATAAAAAAGAAGAATTTGATGAAAAAGTAGAAGAAGCTAAAGACATTTTCGAAGAGAAAAAAGAAGAAAGGAAAGAAAGATACGAAGAAAGAAAAGAACAGAGCAAAAACATTGCTGACAATATGATTAACGATTTAGGCAAAACCATTGATGAAATCAAAGACAGCCTCAGAAACATGCAAAAAAGTGCAGATCAAAAATATCAGGACTACAAAAAAACAACCGTTCAAACTTTAGACATTGATTTAGTAGAAACTGACGACGCTTACCACATCAGAGCTTCTGTTCCAGGCGTTGCTAAAAAAGATGTTTTAATCGAAGCTGGCGACAACGACATCACTATCGAAACCACCTTTACTCCTTACATTGAAGAATTCGATGAAGAAGATGAAGCTGAAGTTATCGTATCCGCTGTAAAATCCGGAAGATGTGTTAAAACCGTCAGATTTGAAAACAGCATTGACATTGAAAACATCAAAGCAAAATATTCAAAAGGTATAGTTAAAATCACTTTACCAAAATTAATTATCCCAAAACATAAAGTTAATGTAGAATAA